The Edaphobacter sp. 12200R-103 genome contains a region encoding:
- a CDS encoding isocitrate lyase/phosphoenolpyruvate mutase family protein, translating into MIDLKGEYIPMPKTRAFRALHSRADQPLLLPNIWDVGGAKLAELLGAKAVATTSAGVSWSLGYPDGNKLPIERQAQLANDLVKAVTVPVSIDMESGYSDDPVLVSENLKRVLDAGIAGINIEDGTGEPSLLAKKIEAIKRTASAMKVDVFVNAQTDVYLQNLVPDENKAEETLARATVYSDAGADGLFVPRLNELTQIAQITVGTRLPVNLLAWPGLPKMADLAKLGVRRLSAGPGISQIVWQQIAKVTEVFLATGDSEMFAQDSMTRGELQRLFANREVNSIVPVRLPLGHMPGLCGDRRNRTTLETEVIVKEKCKELIQCQKT; encoded by the coding sequence GTGATTGACCTGAAAGGCGAATATATACCCATGCCTAAGACTCGAGCATTTAGGGCACTTCATTCAAGAGCGGATCAGCCCTTGCTCCTTCCGAATATCTGGGATGTCGGAGGGGCCAAGCTTGCGGAGCTACTTGGGGCAAAGGCAGTCGCAACGACCAGTGCTGGTGTGTCCTGGTCTTTGGGTTATCCCGATGGCAACAAGTTGCCGATCGAGCGACAGGCACAATTGGCAAATGATTTAGTCAAGGCTGTAACAGTGCCGGTGTCCATCGATATGGAATCAGGCTACTCAGACGATCCCGTACTCGTTAGCGAGAATCTTAAACGTGTCCTGGATGCTGGCATCGCAGGAATCAACATCGAAGATGGTACGGGCGAGCCAAGCCTGTTAGCGAAAAAGATCGAAGCGATCAAGCGAACTGCATCAGCAATGAAAGTAGATGTCTTCGTAAACGCGCAAACCGATGTCTATCTTCAAAATTTGGTCCCTGACGAAAACAAGGCAGAAGAGACTCTTGCACGAGCGACCGTTTATAGCGACGCAGGAGCTGATGGTCTCTTTGTCCCGAGATTGAACGAATTGACGCAGATCGCCCAGATCACTGTTGGAACGAGGCTTCCCGTAAATCTTCTTGCGTGGCCAGGTCTTCCCAAGATGGCTGATCTCGCCAAGCTGGGAGTTCGACGCCTCAGCGCGGGCCCTGGTATATCGCAGATTGTATGGCAGCAAATTGCAAAAGTTACTGAGGTATTTCTCGCCACGGGAGATTCGGAGATGTTTGCTCAAGACTCCATGACTCGTGGCGAGCTCCAAAGGTTATTTGCCAACAGAGAAGTGAACTCGATCGTACCTGTAAGACTGCCCCTGGGTCACATGCCTGGCTTGTGCGGAGATCGTCGAAATCGCACCACCCTGGAAACAGAAGTGATCGTCAAAGAGAAATGCAAGGAGTTGATCCAATGCCAGAAAACATAG
- the msrB gene encoding peptide-methionine (R)-S-oxide reductase MsrB, translating into MKKYRRTPESIASLSPEQYRVTQENGTERPFQNEHWSNKNPGIYVDVVSGEPLFASSDKYYSECGWPSFTKPIESENVVEKQDATHGMMRTEVRSTHGDSHLGHVFDDGPADKGGLRYCINSASLKFIPLAELEKQGYGRYLQLFERSAGTE; encoded by the coding sequence ATGAAAAAATATCGACGAACCCCTGAATCGATCGCCAGCTTGTCGCCTGAACAATATCGCGTGACCCAGGAGAATGGGACCGAGCGGCCATTTCAAAATGAGCATTGGAGCAACAAGAACCCAGGGATCTATGTCGATGTTGTCTCTGGAGAGCCGTTATTTGCGTCTTCTGACAAATATTACAGCGAATGTGGATGGCCCAGTTTCACCAAGCCAATTGAATCAGAGAACGTAGTCGAAAAACAGGATGCCACTCACGGGATGATGAGAACGGAAGTCCGGTCGACTCATGGTGACAGTCATCTCGGCCATGTCTTCGACGATGGCCCGGCCGACAAAGGGGGGCTTCGATATTGCATCAATTCCGCTTCACTGAAGTTTATTCCGCTTGCTGAGCTCGAGAAGCAAGGATATGGGCGATACCTTCAGCTCTTCGAACGCAGCGCCGGGACGGAATAG
- a CDS encoding carboxypeptidase regulatory-like domain-containing protein produces the protein MLLLLTLRAVAQVSTATVVGTVQDSSGAAIPEAQLRLMNDQTGTENDSKTGGDGRFLLTGVLPGTYRLWIQRAGFATTQLSGITLNIGETRGFLVRLKIGPVTESVTVDASGITPTTNDASVTTVVDRRFVNTVPLNGQSFQDLISMTPGIVTQTPQAAGQGSGEPGDFSVNGQSPSANSFYIDGVSANLSLGSGQRGSAISNAGSSAGSTALGTTQSLVSIDALQEIRVLTSNYSAEYGRTPGGQFTFVTRSGTEHFHGTFFGMWRGYQIDAPDPFQSYFPSQDINHKFAQYDLGGTASGPVRLPKTSYKFDRTFFFISFEGLNLTQQHPAFPSFVPSYDVRLHAVFASRYLGYFVGPSSPYELPTPDGHLSGLSFASVGFGDPQPAGLSTASLRIDHTFTPKLSAFTRFGDTPSNSSQGSTQSQIFTNRIRTQTMTLGVNYQASPKINYELRFGIARNRLSTVPNLNSFGVHFNQIFGLSDDCPRVTASVTIDVVGVGGSRVSSDCNSSSIAQWNLRNTLSIQTGQHLFKLGFDQRHLASRFTPPALSVYAYLFDRKSMIDGIPSEITISKNETAHPVLNQFSAFVQDEWRPSHSLTLSLGLRSEANLAPHASDGKDAYTASGDVANPSTLTIASRGTPLWTGSWFNLAPRLGLAWLVGSRPERELVLRVGAGVFFDTGDRQAFRAFTAAGFHSTTILENTPVPLTPDLLANAAAATSLTRSTTFVFPRDLQLPYSLQWDVALEKALGRNQTLTASYIGSHGARLLEEQRRYVAPMNPQLGDISYFPNGITSNYQSLQVKFQRSIARGVQALTSYTWAHSQDYGSTDPAFPLVYGNSDYDIRHNAEGAVSWDLPQPTGLISRYVFGGWGIEGRLIARSAFPVTLFGNRLLDPVTGERYYSGVNRLGNRSFYLHNSQYPGGRIFNGGQNAANPAFVLPLEGEAGDAPRNIVRGFSAIQVNIGIRKEIRIYERLTVQFKGEAFNLLNHPNYGYIDPNVTDLLFGQSTRMLNQSFGGSGALYQQGGPRSVQLGLRFIF, from the coding sequence TTGCTTCTACTCCTCACTCTGCGCGCCGTCGCTCAGGTGAGTACAGCGACCGTCGTAGGCACTGTTCAGGATTCTTCGGGTGCTGCAATTCCCGAGGCGCAACTCAGGCTAATGAATGATCAGACGGGCACCGAGAATGATTCAAAGACGGGAGGCGATGGTAGATTTCTGCTAACCGGAGTTCTGCCAGGCACCTATCGGCTTTGGATCCAGCGCGCCGGTTTTGCGACAACGCAGCTCAGCGGCATCACCTTGAATATCGGGGAGACGAGGGGCTTTCTCGTCCGCCTCAAGATTGGGCCCGTGACGGAATCGGTCACAGTGGATGCAAGTGGCATAACGCCCACTACCAACGATGCCTCTGTAACTACAGTCGTTGATCGCCGCTTCGTCAATACCGTCCCGCTGAATGGGCAGAGTTTTCAAGACCTGATCTCGATGACGCCGGGGATCGTCACACAAACCCCACAGGCTGCCGGACAGGGCTCTGGTGAACCGGGCGACTTCAGCGTTAACGGACAAAGTCCAAGTGCCAACTCCTTCTACATCGATGGAGTCTCAGCCAACCTGAGTCTCGGTTCCGGGCAACGAGGCTCGGCAATCTCGAACGCCGGATCCTCGGCCGGCTCAACGGCGCTGGGGACGACGCAGAGCCTAGTATCGATCGATGCATTACAGGAGATTCGCGTATTGACCTCAAACTACTCCGCCGAGTACGGAAGAACTCCCGGAGGGCAGTTTACTTTCGTCACTCGCTCGGGCACGGAACACTTCCACGGAACCTTCTTCGGAATGTGGAGGGGATATCAAATTGATGCACCGGATCCGTTCCAAAGCTATTTCCCAAGCCAAGATATAAACCACAAGTTCGCCCAGTACGACTTGGGCGGTACGGCCTCGGGGCCTGTTCGTCTCCCAAAAACATCATATAAATTCGATAGAACTTTTTTCTTCATCTCTTTCGAAGGGCTCAACCTGACCCAACAGCACCCGGCTTTCCCCTCCTTCGTCCCCTCCTATGACGTTCGGCTACATGCCGTCTTTGCCTCTCGCTATCTTGGTTACTTTGTGGGGCCGTCCTCCCCATACGAGCTACCTACTCCGGACGGCCATCTCAGCGGACTCTCCTTCGCAAGTGTTGGATTTGGCGATCCACAGCCCGCTGGTTTGAGCACGGCTAGTCTCCGAATCGACCATACGTTTACGCCAAAGCTGTCAGCCTTCACGCGATTTGGGGATACACCCAGTAATAGCAGCCAGGGATCTACACAATCTCAAATATTCACGAATCGGATTCGCACGCAGACAATGACGCTTGGGGTCAATTATCAAGCATCCCCAAAGATCAACTACGAGCTTCGCTTTGGCATTGCGAGAAACAGGCTAAGTACCGTGCCTAATCTGAATTCATTTGGAGTGCACTTCAATCAAATTTTCGGTCTATCTGACGACTGTCCCCGGGTGACTGCAAGTGTGACTATCGATGTCGTCGGGGTCGGCGGCAGCCGTGTTTCCTCCGATTGCAATAGCAGCTCGATCGCACAGTGGAACCTTCGCAATACCCTGAGCATTCAAACAGGCCAACACTTGTTCAAACTCGGATTCGATCAGAGGCACCTGGCCTCGCGTTTCACGCCGCCCGCACTCTCCGTTTACGCATACCTGTTTGACCGAAAGTCTATGATTGACGGAATCCCCTCCGAGATAACAATATCGAAAAACGAGACGGCGCACCCTGTCCTCAATCAGTTCTCCGCCTTCGTGCAGGACGAGTGGAGGCCGTCTCACTCTCTCACTCTCTCGCTTGGACTTCGTTCTGAAGCGAACCTTGCTCCGCACGCTTCAGACGGAAAGGATGCCTACACTGCAAGCGGCGACGTGGCTAATCCCTCAACGCTCACGATAGCTTCACGAGGCACGCCACTCTGGACGGGTTCCTGGTTCAATCTTGCCCCACGTCTCGGTCTCGCCTGGCTTGTGGGATCGCGTCCCGAGCGCGAACTGGTTTTGCGAGTCGGCGCCGGCGTGTTCTTCGACACAGGAGACCGTCAAGCCTTCCGTGCCTTCACCGCGGCAGGATTCCATTCGACGACCATCTTGGAGAACACACCGGTTCCTCTTACGCCCGACCTGCTGGCGAACGCTGCCGCGGCGACGTCTCTAACTCGTTCGACCACCTTCGTCTTTCCCCGGGATCTTCAGCTGCCCTACAGCCTGCAATGGGATGTAGCACTCGAGAAGGCGCTCGGTCGCAATCAAACTCTGACAGCCTCCTATATCGGATCTCACGGAGCACGGCTGCTCGAAGAACAGCGGAGATATGTCGCCCCGATGAATCCACAGCTCGGAGATATCTCCTACTTTCCGAACGGAATCACCTCAAACTACCAATCGCTTCAGGTTAAATTTCAACGCTCGATCGCCCGAGGCGTCCAGGCTCTCACCTCTTACACCTGGGCACACTCGCAGGACTATGGATCGACCGACCCGGCGTTCCCCCTCGTCTATGGAAACTCGGACTACGATATCCGTCATAACGCCGAGGGCGCCGTCTCTTGGGATCTTCCTCAACCAACAGGATTAATTTCAAGGTATGTGTTCGGAGGCTGGGGCATCGAAGGCCGTCTGATCGCACGTTCGGCCTTCCCGGTCACTCTCTTCGGCAATCGCTTGCTCGATCCCGTCACCGGCGAACGCTACTACAGCGGAGTCAATCGGCTGGGGAATCGTTCGTTCTACCTCCACAACTCTCAGTATCCGGGTGGGCGCATCTTCAACGGAGGCCAGAATGCTGCAAATCCTGCCTTCGTGCTTCCCCTGGAAGGAGAGGCCGGAGATGCACCGCGAAACATTGTTCGTGGTTTCAGCGCTATACAGGTCAATATTGGCATCCGCAAAGAGATCCGGATTTACGAGCGACTAACGGTACAGTTCAAAGGAGAGGCATTCAATCTCCTCAACCACCCGAACTACGGCTATATCGACCCCAACGTGACCGATCTGCTCTTCGGACAGTCGACCCGAATGCTGAATCAAAGTTTTGGCGGCAGCGGGGCACTCTATCAGCAGGGAGGGCCGCGTTCCGTCCAGCTAGGATTGCGGTTTATCTTCTAA
- a CDS encoding AraC family transcriptional regulator, producing the protein MRSLLEDMGLPVHNQWKDEDGWHAATLAGLIRNEWLRNLHVPDPFRIENIELKIEPIVRVSETDLNSLMSSLEVNVVALSECLVSRGSRLEMAAASVTGLHYNLKGIGKMLVPGFPPIELKPHTLIILPANMPFRIEACGFPGKSMPSPDLKKFSTRSSGLVRRYTAGGGEPEVILICGFFSAFYGSSTDMFSSLREPIVEQFDETDRLDETLKLAISELIKQEVGSGAMSAAVLKQVIITILRRSLTSLNLWVERFAMLSDPQISRAFAEMAAHPGANHTVSSLAGMAGLSRSSFMARFTDVVGESPMTILRHLRMRQAAKQLASSQMPVDQIARSAGYGSRSSFIKAFRKSFECDPTEFRTQAKTNAFMKQPSSKCLATTSEAEE; encoded by the coding sequence GTGCGTTCATTGTTGGAAGATATGGGGCTTCCGGTTCATAATCAGTGGAAAGATGAAGACGGGTGGCATGCAGCCACCCTTGCCGGTCTAATCCGGAACGAGTGGTTGCGTAATTTGCATGTGCCGGACCCATTCAGGATCGAGAACATTGAATTGAAGATTGAACCTATAGTCCGCGTGTCCGAAACTGACCTCAACAGTCTGATGAGTTCATTGGAGGTCAATGTAGTAGCACTGTCGGAATGCCTGGTGAGCCGCGGGAGCCGACTAGAGATGGCCGCAGCCAGCGTAACCGGACTGCACTACAATCTCAAAGGCATCGGCAAAATGCTAGTTCCTGGATTTCCACCGATCGAGCTCAAGCCCCATACGCTCATTATTCTTCCTGCGAATATGCCGTTTCGGATTGAGGCATGTGGCTTTCCCGGAAAGTCGATGCCATCTCCCGATCTAAAGAAGTTCAGCACGAGATCGTCTGGTCTCGTTCGCCGCTATACTGCTGGTGGTGGCGAACCCGAAGTAATTCTAATCTGCGGATTTTTTAGTGCGTTCTACGGATCATCAACCGATATGTTTTCTTCTCTGAGGGAGCCAATCGTCGAGCAATTCGACGAGACCGACCGTCTTGATGAAACTTTGAAACTCGCTATCTCAGAGTTAATCAAGCAGGAGGTAGGCTCTGGCGCGATGAGTGCAGCAGTGCTCAAGCAAGTCATTATCACGATCCTTCGCCGATCCTTGACCTCTCTGAATCTCTGGGTTGAACGATTTGCAATGCTTAGTGATCCGCAGATATCCAGAGCATTTGCAGAGATGGCCGCGCATCCCGGGGCCAATCATACAGTGAGTTCACTTGCTGGTATGGCAGGTCTGAGTCGCTCCAGTTTTATGGCTCGCTTTACAGACGTTGTTGGCGAGTCTCCGATGACCATTCTCCGCCATCTGCGTATGAGACAAGCCGCCAAACAGCTGGCGTCCAGCCAGATGCCGGTCGATCAGATCGCTCGTTCTGCCGGTTATGGCAGCAGGAGCAGTTTCATCAAGGCATTCCGAAAGTCTTTCGAATGTGATCCGACCGAGTTTCGCACTCAGGCGAAAACCAATGCCTTCATGAAACAGCCGTCGAGCAAGTGTCTTGCCACGACGTCGGAAGCGGAGGAGTAG
- a CDS encoding Dps family protein — MTSRAELVNRQKAPLATPSDIEPEAVTQISGALNILLADVFALYFKTKNFHWHMSGPHFRDYHLMLDEHADQIFAMTDEVAERVRKIGGTTLRSIGHVCRLQRLQDNNAEFVTPADMLSELHEDEKHLVLSMRTIHSICDESNDLATASLLENWIDQSQRRSWFLFESTRQRGQE, encoded by the coding sequence ATGACCAGCAGAGCAGAGCTCGTCAATAGGCAGAAGGCACCCCTTGCGACGCCTTCTGATATCGAGCCCGAAGCAGTAACGCAGATATCGGGTGCCTTGAACATACTTCTTGCAGACGTGTTTGCGCTGTATTTCAAAACCAAGAACTTTCACTGGCATATGTCCGGACCTCATTTCCGCGACTATCACCTTATGCTGGACGAGCACGCTGATCAGATATTTGCGATGACCGACGAGGTTGCGGAACGTGTGCGCAAAATCGGAGGTACGACGCTGCGGTCGATTGGACACGTTTGCAGGCTGCAGCGCCTTCAGGACAATAACGCGGAATTCGTAACGCCCGCAGATATGCTCAGCGAACTCCACGAAGATGAAAAGCATCTCGTCCTGTCAATGAGAACCATTCACAGCATTTGCGATGAGAGCAACGATCTTGCGACGGCCAGCCTGCTCGAAAATTGGATCGATCAATCCCAACGCAGGAGCTGGTTTCTTTTTGAATCCACGCGCCAGCGCGGTCAGGAATAA
- a CDS encoding NADP-dependent oxidoreductase — translation MKAIVATDQAAGMAGVKLVELPEPQAAINDVVVQVHASGFTGDELAWPSSWTDRVGRDRTPSIPGHEVAGVVTALGYGTTGLSIGQRVFGLTDWYRDGALAEYVAVEGHYLTPLPGDVEFTTGAALVMPGLTAWQGLFEHGRLQAGQSVLVHGAAGVVGSMASQLARDAGAYVIGTGRAGARQAALDFGAQEFVDLDNDTLEDVGEVDLVFDVLGGDIAKRSAGLIRAGGTLVTVTGPSETRPANGLTIDFVVVPDRARLSELVQRVRDGRLRTNIGKVVALDDAVAAFNRTERVKGKTIIRARP, via the coding sequence ATGAAGGCGATTGTAGCGACGGATCAGGCTGCGGGGATGGCAGGAGTGAAGCTAGTGGAGCTACCCGAGCCGCAAGCGGCGATTAACGATGTCGTTGTTCAGGTTCATGCGTCGGGATTCACCGGAGACGAGCTGGCGTGGCCCTCGAGCTGGACCGACCGAGTCGGCCGTGACCGGACACCGTCGATCCCCGGGCATGAGGTTGCTGGAGTGGTCACCGCTCTCGGCTATGGTACGACAGGGCTGTCGATCGGACAGCGTGTGTTCGGCCTCACGGACTGGTATCGCGACGGCGCTCTGGCGGAGTATGTGGCCGTCGAGGGGCATTACCTCACACCGTTGCCGGGCGACGTTGAATTTACTACGGGCGCGGCTCTCGTAATGCCGGGACTGACCGCTTGGCAGGGGCTGTTCGAGCACGGCCGCCTTCAGGCAGGGCAGAGCGTCCTCGTGCACGGTGCGGCCGGCGTGGTCGGTTCGATGGCGAGCCAACTGGCACGTGATGCCGGTGCATACGTCATCGGCACCGGACGCGCTGGGGCCCGCCAGGCGGCTCTCGACTTCGGGGCACAGGAGTTCGTCGACCTCGATAACGACACCCTGGAAGACGTCGGTGAAGTCGATCTGGTTTTCGATGTCCTGGGTGGCGACATCGCGAAGCGGTCTGCGGGTCTGATCCGCGCCGGAGGGACACTGGTGACCGTAACAGGCCCGTCAGAGACACGGCCCGCTAATGGCCTGACAATCGACTTCGTCGTCGTACCCGATCGAGCCCGATTGAGTGAACTGGTCCAGCGTGTCAGGGATGGCCGGTTGCGAACAAACATCGGCAAGGTTGTTGCCCTCGACGATGCTGTCGCGGCCTTCAATCGGACCGAACGGGTCAAGGGGAAGACGATCATCCGTGCACGTCCGTGA
- a CDS encoding YkgB family protein — protein sequence MNNAETTNVWASRVARIDPIGHAFLRYGLVVAIGWIAGMKGTEYEAKGIQPLIQHSPLLSWGYSIWTVHHFTMIIGALELVIAALIAIRHWFPKASAMGSVGSVFMFLTTLSFILTTPGWEPSLGGFPALSGEVGEFLIKDLVLLGAALWTLTDSLKAAYDLPREA from the coding sequence ATGAATAATGCCGAGACGACAAATGTTTGGGCAAGCCGGGTAGCTCGGATCGATCCCATCGGCCATGCATTTCTGCGTTATGGTTTGGTTGTAGCGATTGGATGGATCGCCGGTATGAAGGGCACAGAATATGAGGCCAAAGGCATTCAGCCGCTGATTCAGCACAGCCCGCTACTCAGTTGGGGCTACAGCATCTGGACCGTTCACCACTTCACCATGATCATTGGTGCTCTAGAATTAGTCATCGCTGCACTTATCGCCATTCGGCATTGGTTTCCTAAAGCCTCCGCCATGGGGAGTGTTGGATCTGTCTTCATGTTTCTAACAACTCTCTCGTTTATTTTGACCACGCCTGGCTGGGAGCCGAGCTTAGGAGGTTTTCCTGCTCTCTCGGGCGAAGTGGGTGAGTTTTTGATCAAAGATCTCGTTCTTCTCGGTGCAGCACTTTGGACGCTGACGGACTCACTTAAGGCGGCCTATGATCTACCGAGAGAGGCGTAG
- a CDS encoding carboxymuconolactone decarboxylase family protein, whose protein sequence is MARLDLPAREQTPAETHEILDAIQQRLGFLPNGLRLLSLSPIALKAFVGLQTTMSHALDTKTQEAVALAVSRANGCNYCVATHCFVTYTNSQTAHDEIALNLEGSSGDPKRAAAAAFAKRIVDTRGKVSDADLAAIREAGYSDGQIVELTALAARYTMTNFLNNMADVEIDIPDVSGM, encoded by the coding sequence ATGGCACGACTTGACCTTCCGGCGCGAGAACAGACTCCTGCCGAAACTCATGAAATTCTCGACGCAATACAACAGCGCTTGGGATTCCTTCCCAACGGACTCCGGTTGCTCTCCTTGAGCCCGATTGCCTTGAAGGCTTTCGTCGGCCTCCAGACCACCATGTCGCATGCGCTCGACACCAAGACACAAGAAGCGGTCGCGCTGGCTGTTTCCAGGGCCAACGGCTGCAACTACTGCGTTGCCACACACTGCTTCGTTACTTATACCAATTCCCAGACAGCACATGACGAGATCGCACTCAATCTCGAAGGAAGTTCAGGTGATCCGAAAAGAGCTGCAGCTGCTGCATTCGCAAAAAGGATCGTCGACACACGTGGAAAGGTAAGCGATGCTGACCTCGCGGCGATCCGGGAGGCCGGATATTCCGATGGGCAGATCGTCGAGCTCACTGCATTGGCGGCCCGGTACACCATGACTAACTTCTTGAACAATATGGCTGATGTCGAGATCGACATTCCGGATGTATCTGGCATGTGA
- a CDS encoding antibiotic biosynthesis monooxygenase, with translation MFSVLFEVHPKPDQWDAYLGYAKMLRQELDQVEGFVDNIWYRNLNREGWILSLSNWKDEKAVVRWRTNMKHHEVQELGRSRVLLDYRLRVGQITHDTQLPEGMELREQRLDETEVGAGTAVVLIDAKRPSEWKETTNPADCAEWLGLRPLHGFLDWDLFDAVSNSGDILLTATFKDGPTATDFIDSVSIPDDARLRSVRIIRDYSMFDRREAPQYFPEAARSSVPKLIDSEGESVSSEKDFGTQHTDSKYLAGF, from the coding sequence ATGTTTTCGGTCCTATTCGAAGTTCACCCGAAACCTGATCAGTGGGATGCGTACCTGGGGTACGCAAAAATGCTCCGACAAGAGCTTGACCAGGTTGAAGGATTCGTCGATAACATCTGGTACCGCAACCTGAATCGCGAAGGCTGGATACTCTCGCTCTCAAACTGGAAGGACGAAAAGGCGGTTGTCCGGTGGCGGACGAACATGAAGCACCATGAAGTCCAGGAGTTGGGACGCAGCAGAGTTCTTCTCGACTACCGTCTTCGTGTTGGCCAGATCACACACGACACACAGTTACCTGAAGGGATGGAACTCCGGGAGCAGAGATTAGACGAAACCGAAGTTGGAGCCGGGACTGCAGTGGTTCTCATTGACGCCAAACGTCCCTCAGAGTGGAAGGAAACGACGAATCCTGCCGATTGCGCTGAATGGCTGGGCCTTCGGCCACTCCATGGATTTCTTGATTGGGACTTATTTGACGCAGTCTCGAATTCTGGGGACATCCTCCTGACAGCGACGTTTAAGGATGGTCCCACGGCTACCGATTTCATCGATTCGGTATCGATTCCAGACGATGCGCGGCTGCGTTCTGTGAGAATCATCCGCGACTACAGCATGTTTGACCGACGAGAGGCTCCGCAGTACTTTCCGGAAGCTGCTCGATCCTCCGTTCCAAAGCTAATCGATTCTGAGGGTGAATCAGTGAGCAGCGAAAAGGACTTTGGGACGCAACATACGGACTCGAAGTACCTTGCGGGCTTCTAA
- a CDS encoding MOSC domain-containing protein, translated as MLSIGHLASIVRYPVKSMAGELPKQALLKPSGLEGDRLYAFQSSNAPPGMLLLSGKERRTMLGYRASLAEDHVVNVATPTGETYSIDSPQLLEYFRTHISRTEQFQLIRSEVPQTDVRPLSLVSRQTITQISSEVGRSIHEHRFRANLILDLDARPFAEDEWIGKRLCIGKSVIVQISDRIPRCRVVTHDPVNPDFEEPLFGIMKTLDRFHQGKAGVYAKIIQPGTVFVNDELRIVK; from the coding sequence ATGCTCTCCATCGGTCATCTCGCATCGATCGTTCGATATCCGGTGAAAAGCATGGCGGGGGAATTGCCGAAACAAGCATTGCTGAAGCCGTCGGGTCTTGAGGGCGATAGGCTCTATGCATTTCAAAGCTCCAATGCACCTCCAGGCATGCTCCTGCTCTCCGGCAAAGAGCGCCGTACCATGCTCGGGTATAGAGCCAGTCTGGCTGAGGATCACGTAGTCAACGTTGCAACCCCTACTGGGGAAACTTATTCTATCGACTCTCCACAGCTTCTCGAATATTTCCGGACGCATATCTCACGAACGGAGCAATTTCAGTTGATTCGATCAGAAGTCCCCCAAACGGACGTTAGGCCACTCTCGTTAGTTTCGCGTCAGACGATTACGCAGATCTCATCAGAGGTGGGACGATCCATCCATGAACATCGTTTTCGTGCCAATCTAATTCTTGATCTAGACGCTCGTCCTTTCGCCGAAGATGAATGGATCGGAAAGCGTCTTTGCATCGGCAAAAGCGTAATTGTTCAGATCAGCGACCGCATTCCACGTTGTCGCGTAGTAACTCATGACCCGGTCAATCCGGATTTCGAAGAGCCGCTCTTTGGCATCATGAAAACGTTAGATAGATTCCATCAAGGAAAAGCCGGCGTTTATGCCAAGATTATTCAACCCGGAACAGTGTTTGTGAATGACGAACTTCGAATAGTGAAGTAA